ttatgggcaATTCACCACAAGAAATTGATCTGCGTTGTGCacataacaatttagtaaAGAGGTCTATTGTAGAACAATTACAAACTTTATTTCATCAGCACaatcaattgattatattgtttaaaactgcCCTGGATCTGATGCCATCCGATAAtcacaaaattgtaatcagAGCTGATAAAACACCTGCAGGTCAACATACAAGACGTTTTAATGCACCAACTATTGATGAAGTTGCTATCGTTGTAGTTGGAAAAACTTGGAATCCCgtgatattgttttacgtCGTCGGAATGATCAATTACAACGTATAAAGGAAACACACCGCTCATATGATGCACTGCAATATCCCATTATATTTTGGCAAGGTGAAGATGGCTACGatttctcaataaaaatgataaatcccattgcaggtaactaaaatattagtttagctATGGCGATAATATCtcagtcattatattatgtatttaattttatatttgaatgttattaaaacaaaatctatttacaGGTTCTGAAACCAACAAAAAAGTCAGTTCAATGAACTATTATTCATACCGCCTAATGATTCGGGAAAATGAAGATAATCACATATTGAAATGTCGGCGATTATATCACAAATATGTTGTTGacatgtatgttaaaattgaaacggAAAGATTAACATTCATCAGGTTGAATCAAACCAAACTCCGATCTGAAGAGTATATTCACCTTCGAGATGCGATTAATACTGATGGAAATGCACAGAATGTCGGTCGGATGACTATTCTTCCAGCAACATACATCGGAAGCCCTCGGCATATGCACGAATATGCTCAAGATGCCATGTCGTATGTTCGTCATTATGGTACAGCAGATTTGTTCATCACATTTACATGCAATCCGCAATGGATAGAAATCAATCAGGAGTTATTCTCTGGGCAATCACCCATTGATCGTCATGATATTACAGCCAGAGTCTTTAGACAAAAGTTGAAATCTTTAATGGATTTCATCGTAAAACATAATGTGTTTGGTGAGACACGCTGCTGGATGTATTCTGTGGAGTGGCAGAAACGAGGATTGCCACATGCACACATTTTGATTTGGttggttgaaaatataagGCCAAATGAAGTTGATGTAGTGATATCAGCTGAAATCCCTAATGTACAAGTAGATCCTGGATTGCATGAGGTAGTTATCAAAAACATGATACATGGTCCCTGTGGAActcttaatcaaaattcacCGTGTATGATGGATGGTAAATGTTCAAAACGATATCCACGGACATTAATATCGGAAACAATTACTGGTAATGACGGTTATCCATTGTATCATCGCAGATCGACAGCAGACAATGGAAAATCAACAAttgtcaaattaaatcaacaagaTATTGAAATAGATAATCGTTGGATTGTTCCATATTCACCCATTTTATCAAAGACATTCAAAGCACACATCAACGTTGAATCTTGCCATTCAgtgaaatctattaaatacatttgcaaaTATGTAGCCAAAGGAGTGATATGGCTGTGATTGGAATTGGTGCAGAGAATTCCAATGATGAAGTTACCCAATACCAAATGGGCCGCTATGTCAGTAGTAATGAAGCAGTTTGgcgaatattttcttttcctaTTCATGAGAGACACCCTTCTGTTGTTCACTTAGCTGTGCATTTAGAAAATGGACAAAGAGTGTATTTTACAGCACAGAACGCAGTACAAAGAGCTGCTCAGCCACCATCTACTACATTAACCAGTTTTTTGAGACATGCCAAAACGATGATTTC
This region of Aphis gossypii isolate Hap1 unplaced genomic scaffold, ASM2018417v2 Contig00040, whole genome shotgun sequence genomic DNA includes:
- the LOC126553009 gene encoding uncharacterized protein LOC126553009: MINPIAGSETNKKVSSMNYYSYRLMIRENEDNHILKCRRLYHKYVVDMYVKIETERLTFIRLNQTKLRSEEYIHLRDAINTDGNAQNVGRMTILPATYIGSPRHMHEYAQDAMSYVRHYGTADLFITFTCNPQWIEINQELFSGQSPIDRHDITARVFRQKLKSLMDFIVKHNVFGETRCWMYSVEWQKRGLPHAHILIWLVENIRPNEVDVVISAEIPNVQVDPGLHEVVIKNMIHGPCGTLNQNSPCMMDGKCSKRYPRTLISETITGNDGYPLYHRRSTADNGKSTIVKLNQQDIEIDNRWIVPYSPILSKTFKAHINVESCHSVKSIKYICKYVAKGVIWL